Proteins from a genomic interval of Euleptes europaea isolate rEulEur1 chromosome 18, rEulEur1.hap1, whole genome shotgun sequence:
- the LOC130490218 gene encoding olfactory receptor 6X1-like, producing the protein MTNISAVTEFVLLGFPLLYNIHGLCFSVVLVMYSLSMLGNGFILIIVTIDQKLQTPMYGFLCNLAFLEICYSSIVVPKLLETFISTRTTISYHCCMAQIFFIFSFGAIELLLLTVMGFDRYIAICKPLHYPVIMMKNVCIQLAMGCWLGGFVHIFYQAVLVWTLPFCDKNVLDHYFCDIGLVLSLSCADTCLLEFLGLLSAISIMVITLFLIVVSYICIISTMLRIPSVSGRKKAFSTCTSHLMVVSILYGAIAFMYIRPNVHSSFHLSKAVSFLNTVLVPMLNPFIYTIRNVEVKQAFWRTVRKTGGPLKEKTFLGRMVGQ; encoded by the coding sequence ATGACAAATATCTCAGCAGTTACTGAATTTGTCCTTCTGGGCTTCCCCTTGCTTTACAACATACATGGCCTCTGTTTCTCGGTTGTTCTGGTGATGTACAGCCTAAGCATGCTGGGAAATGGATTCATCCTCATTATCGTGACGATTGACCAGAAACTCCAAACACCCATGTATGGCTTCTTGTGCAACCTGGCCTTTCTAGAGATCTGTTACAGCAGCATAGTAGTCCCTAAATTATTGGAGACATTTATCAGTACGAGGACCACCATTAGTTACCATTGCTGCATGGCGCAGATTTTTTTTATCTTCTCCTTTGGTGCTATTGAACTCCTCCTCTTGACTGTGATGGGCTTCGACCGCTACATTGCCATATGTAAACCACTTCACTACCCAGTCATCATGATGAAAAATGTCTGCATCCAGTTGGCCATGGGATGCTGGCTGGGAGGATTTGTGCATATTTTCTACCAAGCTGTCTTGGTATGGACTCTGCCTTTCTGTGATAAAAATGTCCTAGACCATTACTTCTGTGATATTGGGCTAGTCTTAAGTTTGTCCTGTGCTGACACCTGTTTGCTAGAATTCCTGGGGTTGTTGTCGGCCATCTCCATTATGGTCATCACCCTTTTCCTCATTGTGGTGTCCTACATTTGCATCATCTCTACCATGTTACGTATCCCTTCAGTAAGTGGGCGCAAGAAAGCCTTTTCCACTTGCACGTCTCACCTGATGGTGGTTTCAATTTTGTACGGAGCCATCGCTTTTATGTATATTCGGCCAAACGTGCACTCTTCCTTTCACCTCAGCAAGGCAGTCTCCTTCTTGAACACGGTCCTTGTGCCCATGCTGAACCCTTTCATTTATACAATAAGAAATGTGGAAGTAAAGCAAGCCTTCTGGAGAACAGTCCGTAAAACAGGAGGACCCCTCAAAGAGAAAACATTCTTAGGAAGGATGGTTGGTCAGTAG
- the LOC130490217 gene encoding olfactory receptor 6X1-like yields MVIFTITKEMNSSVVTEFILLGIPFLRDLHRVFFVVGLLMYITTIMGNGFILVIVAIEPRLQTPMYLFLSNLAFLEVCYTTTVVPKLLQTLLERRTTICFRCCMIQGFFHFILGTTELFILTAMAFDRYLAICKPLQYPMIMTIHVCIQMSLATWYSSFIIMFFQSLIVWRLPFCGPNVVDHFYCDVGPVLSLACADTHLIESLGLLSSVLIVITTLILTVMSYIFIITTILRIPSAAGRKKAFSTCTSHLIVVSILYGAIIFMYVRPNVHSSSRTSRVVAILNTVLTPMLNPFIYTIRNSEVKEAIRSVVHKIRLLKEHF; encoded by the coding sequence ATGGTTATTTTTACTATCACGAAGGAGATGAATTCATCAGTAGTGACTGAATTTATCCTTCTAGGCATTCCTTTTCTACGTGATCTCCATAGAGTCTTCTTTGTAGTGGGCTTGTTGATGTACATCACAACCATAATGGGGAACGGGTTCATCCTAGTCATCGTAGCCATCGAGCCGAGACTTCAGACCCCCATGTATCTCTTCCTGAGCAACCTGGCTTTTCTGGAGGTCTGCTACACCACAACGGTGGTACCCAAGCTGCTACAAACACTTCTAGAAAGACGGACCACAATATGCTTCCGATGCTGCATGATCCAAGGCTTTTTCCACTTCATCTTGGGCACCACTGAGCTTTTCATCCTCACAGCAATGGCCTTTGACCGTTACTTGGCCATATGCAAGCCACTTCAGTACCCCATGATCATGACCATCCATGTTTGCATTCAGATGTCTTTGGCCACCTGGTACTCATCATTCATAATTATGTTTTTTCAGTCTCTCATTGTGTGGAGGTTGCCCTTCTGTGGGCCCAATGTTGTCGATCACTTCTACTGTGACGTTGGGCCTGTCTTAAGCTTAGCTTGTGCCGATACTCACCTCATTGAGTCTTTGGGATTGCTGAGCTCTGTGCTAATTGTTATTACGACCTTGATCTTAACCGTGATGTCCTACATCTTCATCATCACCACCATCCTACGCATTCCATCAGCTGCAGGACGCAAGAAGGCCTTCTCCACCTGTACATCTCACCTGATTGTGGTCTCCATATTGTACGGAGCTATCATCTTCATGTATGTGAGACCAAACGTGCATTCCTCATCCCGCACAAGCAGGGTAGTAGCCATTTTGAATACTGTCCTTACCCCAATGCTGAACCCTTTCATATACACCATCAGGAATTCAGAGGTGAAAGAAGCCATCAGAAGTGTGGTGCACAAGATAAGACTGCtgaaagaacatttttaa